A portion of the Cryptomeria japonica chromosome 5, Sugi_1.0, whole genome shotgun sequence genome contains these proteins:
- the LOC131061323 gene encoding WUSCHEL-related homeobox 5-like, producing MIGKMSEGEAKRRWNPTGEQVRILERMYMGGTHRPTTKEIHHITELLSRHGSVQGINVYYWFKNRKAREKRSIAKMHASALTVKWGGLKLKAVGNDSDHRHFISTNLQEAAAGIYGLCVEENGYVLPSALPARKEEKPLQTLQLFPPSDK from the exons ATGATTGGAAAAATGAGTGAGGGAGAGGCGAAGAGGAGATGGAATCCGACAGGTGAGCAGGTGAGAATACTTGAGAGAATGTACATGGGGGGCACCCACCGTCCCACCACGAAGGAGATTCACCATATCACAGAACTCCTCAGCCGCCACGGATCTGTGCAAGGAATCAACGTCTACTACTGGTTTAAAAATCGCAAAGCAAGGGAGAAACGAAGCATTGCCAAGATGCATGCGTCTG CTCTCACAGTCAAATGGGGAGGCTTGAAATTGAAAGCTGTTGGTAATGATTCTGATCACAGACACTTTATCTCTACTAATCTGCAGGAG GCGGCAGCGGGTATTTATGGTTTGTGCGTTGAAGAGAATGGTTACGTCCTCCCCTCCGCTCTTCCAGCCAGGAAGGAAGAAAAACCCTTGCAGACTCTACAATTATTTCCTCCCTCTGATAAATGA